AAACTACCTATAAGTGGTTGAAATTACAACAACATATCTTTATAATACATTGTCCTAAAAATGGGTACCCCAAAAATCCGCGTATAGCGTGAGATGGCTGGTGGATTGGCCCATTTTTTTGTTTTATACCAAACGGGAGAAGCATGCCTTATGGCAACAACTAACCAATTGATTCGTAAGGGTCGCAAAACAATCAAGGAAAAGTCAAAAGTTCCTGCGTTGCAAGCGTGCCCACAACGTCGCGGTGTATGTACTCGTGTATATACTACCACGCCTAAAAAACCTAACTCGGCCATGCGTAAAGTATGTCGTGTACGTTTGACTTCAGGCTATGAAGTATCAAGCTACATCGGCGGCGAAGGTCATAACTTACAAGAGCACAGTGTGGTTCTTATCCGTGGTGGTCGTGTAAAAGATCTACCGGGTGTACGTTATCATACCGTTCGCGGTGCACTAGATTGCGCTGGCGTAAAAGACCGTAAGCAA
The sequence above is a segment of the Psychrobacter sp. PL19 genome. Coding sequences within it:
- the rpsL gene encoding 30S ribosomal protein S12, with the protein product MATTNQLIRKGRKTIKEKSKVPALQACPQRRGVCTRVYTTTPKKPNSAMRKVCRVRLTSGYEVSSYIGGEGHNLQEHSVVLIRGGRVKDLPGVRYHTVRGALDCAGVKDRKQGRSKYGAKKPKV